DNA from Hypanus sabinus isolate sHypSab1 chromosome 31, sHypSab1.hap1, whole genome shotgun sequence:
aatgcattacaacaaaatatctgtctttgaagtcccatggtatttagctatttattgaaatgacttttaaaacactgaaaattaaatgaataaaatacagctttttttaatagtaacagttagtattttaaagcactgaaaattctgttatccttcaagatattatcatcatcactctcctcctgactgtctttatttcaaaaacagtaggagatgctggtctacttattcaattgtcccctgtgccaaaactcaacaacgaccagcacaaggactgaacagtgacagcgtgccagtatgcagagcgcgttatttgatctggagcgcattttttattttgagaacgtacgtgcacctgcgcactactcatgtccattacttaacagaaatgacatgtaacatgtaaggcttattgaaaaaaatattttcaaatgcattttttacataacacaacgaagaaacttatttttaatttcagtgggaacagtgttggtctccctttttagccagcgcatcaaagtctggatttagttttgttgtggcgattctcaggatggatctgaggtgttgatcagttaacttggatctgtggctggctttgttgatgttcatgacgctgatcgcctgttcacacaaataggtcgagccgaacaaagagtaaagctcaaaggtggagtaatacgctgcacctcaatgtagatagagtgcgtcatctattgggaaaacgccagaattgcggggaaaaaacgttaacaaggattattaatataatttcatcaagttctgcgggccggattaaaaagcttgaccggccgcatatggcccccgggccgtagtttgcccatgcctggcttagagtcttgagatggtaaagtatggaagttcagttcatccacggaataggtgacgagagagagagatatttgtaacccagggtaaatgttgagagaaggcaattacgtcgaATTCCAAAGGTTACATTCTGGTGAAATCAgagaacagttgctgtagattttatgcttcatcgttccaaatccacatacgaattatcaccaaaagtGACTTGTCATAAGGGGTATCGCCTTCAAGTGAATTATCACACCACACCCAGCCAAGCGTTAACACAAAAGTAgtcttcacaggataccccaaatccGATCCACacctatggatcaaacgaggtgacaaccacacattcgatgtatggTGAATCGATACTGAACCCACCTTTGTGGGCATAGGAAAACTCTAAACAGTGActcttggccactagttccctggttttgatccttccattttacctccttcatctccatctgactctgagtgtctgagtcctcggttaaaactaaacaagctgcaagccAGACTGATGTCTTCTtaattactctctctctcttaaaatgaatgtcCACAGCACGCAAAAGCAAGGGATTAATAACAATgtaaactgactggtgtgccattagatgggatgactgaatgaatcctttcCAACAATGTGAGCAGGTGAATAGCTCAGaatgtgtgaactgactggtgtttctggaggctggaggactgagtgaatcctttcccacagactgagcaggtgaacggcttctccccagtgtgaactcgctggtgtgtcagtaggtgagatgactcaGTAAATCTCCTACCACATTctaagcagatgaatggcctctccccagtgtgaattcgctgatgactcagtaggcggaatgaccgagtgaatgccttcccacattctgagcaggtgaacggcttctccccagtgtgaactcgctggtgtgtcagtaggtgagatgactcagtgaatctcctaCCACATTctaagcagatgaatggcctctccccagtgtgaattcgctgatgactcagtaggtgggatgaccgagtgaatgccttcccacattctgagcaggtgaacggcttctccccagtgtgaactcgctggtgtgtcagtaggtgagatgactgaatgaatcccttcccacagactgagcaggtgaatggcttctctccaatGTGAACTTTCCAGTGTCTCTGTAGGGAGGATGGATcactgaatctcttcccacattctgagcagatgaatggcctctccccagtgtgaactcgctgatgactcagtaggtgggatgaccgagtgaatgccttcccacagactgagcaggtgaatggcctctccccagtgtgaattcgctgatgactctgcaggttggatatctgagtgaatcccttcccacagtctgagcaggtgaatggcatctccccagtgtgaacttgctgatgactcagcaggttggacagccgagtgaatcccttcccgcagtctgagcaggtgaaccacTTCtccgtgtgaacttgctgatggctcagtaggtgggatgaccgaatgaatcccttcccacattctgagcaggtgaatggcctctccccagtgtgaactcgctgatgaaccTGTAGGccgaatgaccgagtgaatcccttcccacattctgagcaggtgaatggcttctccccagtgtgaattcgttgATGAATCTTTAGGctgaatgactgagtgaatcccttcccacattctgagcaggtaaacggcttctccccagtgtgaactcgctggtgtgtcagtaggtgagatgacacagtgaatcccctACCACAttctaagcaggtgaatggcttctccccagtgtgaactcgctggtgtgtcagtagcTGAGATGacacagtgaatcccttcccacagactgagcaggtgaacggcttctccccagtgtgaactcgctggtgtgtcagtaggtgacttgactgagtgaatcccttcccacattctgagcaggtgaatggcctctccccagtgtgaactcgctgatgaatctGTAGGccgaatgaccgagtgaatcccttcccacattctgagcaggtgaatggcttctccccagtgtgaactcgctggtgtgccataaggtcagatgaccgagtgaatccttccccagaaattcagcagatgaccagcttcTGACTGGTgagtccacaggtgggatgacagACTAAATGCTTTCTTACACTCAGAACAGGTGAAtgaccttgcccagtgtgaacttgctgatgtaccttcagttgaaatgtctgactgaatccattcccacagccTGAGCAGAAGAATGGGCTCTCCCTTGTGTAAAATGACACAggtgccagttggtcaaatgactgagtgaatcctgccCCGTAGTCTGATCAGATAGGAAGgttgattgaatcccttgcttcacttcttaaatatctagacagagacagcaaaactggtgtgccaTGTTTGAGCTTCCGGGAGACgaattccttctcgtttttaacctgtaaaaagatttacaaaatccatcaatgggtgtaggacaacactttggatgagattacttgagttgtcaAGGTTTGATCTAGCATCATACTGTTACAGAGAGGTTCCACccaagttgggcagaaaaatcaTCTTCTAagtgggcacagtgctggtatctggaataacCATCAATTCTCTGATGTTCTTTTTATTTCTATAGGAATGggacatttctgccatctccaatttgtGCCTTGGCTCAGTTTGGCtccctccattggtattattccctgttcctgctgagctgaatgggtgcctggccacacagtaactgaaacattctcacacaaatagtctttcttAATGGGCAGCTAGAATTTTCTcatatgtattattaacttaaagtgccacagttttaatgccttataaaaatttcctgctgagatgaatagttggtccacacagctgttcaatggacatagagtgaatctttgTGTTAGTTCAGGCCCTTGTAGAAAAGtaccaacacagaaacaggccctttggacaaTCTAGTTTGTactaaactatttaaactgcccagtCCCACAACCCTACCATTCAGGTACCTACGCAAACCtccttaaatgctgaaattcagCTCGAATTCTCCACTTGtgttggctgctcattccacactcagatgaccatctgtg
Protein-coding regions in this window:
- the LOC132384100 gene encoding zinc finger protein 420-like, translating into MAHQRVHTGEKPFTCSECGKGFTRSFGLQIHQRVHTGERPFTCSECGKGFTQSSHLLTHQRVHTGEKPFTCSVCGKGFTVSSQLLTHQRVHTGEKPFTCLECGRGFTVSSHLLTHQRVHTGEKPFTCSECGKGFTQSFSLKIHQRIHTGEKPFTCSECGKGFTRSFGLQVHQRVHTGERPFTCSECGKGFIRSSHLLSHQQVHTEKWFTCSDCGKGFTRLSNLLSHQQVHTGEMPFTCSDCGKGFTQISNLQSHQRIHTGERPFTCSVCGKAFTRSSHLLSHQRVHTGERPFICSECGKRFSDPSSLQRHWKVHIGEKPFTCSVCGKGFIQSSHLLTHQRVHTGEKPFTCSECGKAFTRSSHLLSHQRIHTGERPFICLECGRRFTESSHLLTHQRVHTGEKPFTCSECGKAFTRSFRLLSHQRIHTGERPFICLECGRRFTESSHLLTHQRVHTGEKPFTCSVCGKGFTQSSSLQKHQSVHTF